Proteins encoded within one genomic window of Haladaptatus sp. QDMS2:
- a CDS encoding peroxidase-related enzyme (This protein belongs to a clade of uncharacterized proteins related to peroxidases such as the alkylhydroperoxidase AhpD.), which yields MPQEPMTRFPVPDETDLPEDLRERIDEETEKAGFTPNVFMAYAYQPAQWRAFFEYYDALTQDTDLTREEIEMIIVAVSGANDCYYCIVAHGALLRLFSEQPLLADQVASNYRNADISAKHMAMLDVAVKLTERQAEIDEADFEKLREAGFSEKAIWDIGSVTAFFNLSNRMAHFADMRPNDEFHTMGR from the coding sequence ATGCCACAGGAACCCATGACTCGGTTTCCGGTCCCGGACGAAACCGACCTGCCAGAAGACCTCCGCGAACGCATCGACGAAGAAACCGAGAAGGCGGGATTCACGCCGAACGTGTTCATGGCGTACGCCTACCAGCCAGCCCAGTGGCGGGCGTTCTTCGAGTACTACGACGCGCTGACGCAGGATACGGACCTCACCCGCGAGGAGATAGAGATGATAATCGTCGCCGTGAGCGGCGCGAACGACTGCTATTACTGTATCGTAGCCCACGGCGCGCTCTTGCGGTTGTTCAGCGAACAACCGCTGCTCGCAGACCAGGTCGCCTCGAACTATCGCAACGCCGATATTTCTGCCAAACACATGGCCATGCTCGACGTCGCCGTGAAACTCACCGAACGACAGGCCGAAATCGACGAGGCCGACTTCGAGAAACTGCGCGAGGCTGGATTTTCCGAGAAGGCCATCTGGGATATCGGCAGCGTCACGGCGTTTTTCAACCTCTCGAATCGCATGGCTCACTTCGCCGACATGCGCCCGAACGACGAGTTCCACACGATGGGGCGCTAA
- a CDS encoding metal-dependent transcriptional regulator: MLSAKMEDYLKVIYQLQRESDGPISTSAIADVLGVKPPTVTSMAKKLEKRELVEREEYKGVRLTPEGETVALEVLRHHRLLETYLTEHLGYDWAAVHDEADRLEHHISEEFERRVAEMLDNPTVDPHGAPIPNANLDPIEDAMGTALSACEAGDEVVIRRVRDGNAAELEYLADAGILPGTPVTIVEVAPIGLVTVRLPDGDEVALSERIADVIRVTEVDSMTENATEMA; encoded by the coding sequence ATGTTGAGTGCCAAGATGGAGGATTATCTCAAGGTCATCTACCAGCTCCAGCGGGAGTCTGATGGCCCCATCTCCACCTCCGCTATCGCCGATGTGCTGGGCGTGAAACCGCCCACTGTCACGAGCATGGCGAAGAAACTCGAAAAACGTGAACTCGTCGAACGCGAAGAGTACAAGGGCGTCCGCCTGACCCCCGAGGGGGAGACGGTGGCGCTCGAAGTACTCCGCCACCATCGCCTGCTCGAAACCTACCTGACCGAACACCTCGGCTACGACTGGGCGGCGGTTCACGACGAAGCCGACCGGCTGGAACATCACATCAGTGAGGAGTTCGAGCGACGCGTCGCCGAGATGCTCGACAACCCGACGGTGGACCCTCACGGTGCGCCGATTCCGAACGCGAATCTGGACCCAATCGAGGATGCGATGGGGACCGCACTCTCGGCGTGTGAGGCTGGCGACGAGGTCGTCATCCGGCGAGTTCGGGACGGCAACGCTGCCGAACTCGAATACCTCGCGGACGCGGGGATTCTCCCCGGGACGCCGGTCACCATCGTGGAAGTCGCGCCCATCGGCCTCGTGACGGTTCGGCTTCCCGACGGCGACGAGGTCGCTCTCTCAGAGCGCATCGCGGACGTTATCCGCGTCACTGAAGTCGATTCGATGACAGAAAACGCGACGGAGATGGCCTGA
- a CDS encoding multicopper oxidase domain-containing protein, translating into MPSHDYRTAGAMTKTLEERLVAALKGESIDRRSVLGGLGLAGAAGIAGFSGGAVADGDHDENKSHHGTFGAVGEYSSSLFDPHEYLYEFNTGEVYMEGDQRIRRFEMNAVDTEIEIAPGITFTAWAYDGQVPGPTLRVTEGDIIEVEFTNRGRHAHTIHPHVKNIDPAMDGVPTNGPGVLDTGESYTYRWKAQPCGVQFYHCHSLPLKEHIHRGLYGMIIVDPDPERVRENPRKYINYDGPMTDELVDQLVAKAESRNIEYAANDEVNEMVMLMNAFDTNFDGENEVYAVNTRAFCYGVGDTDGKGNWEAGETKRPIQIDGEQLQRVYLVNAIEFDAINSFHTHSNFFDYYDHGTTLTPTLKTVDTVMQCQAQRGILEIDYSDHEPGLYMFHAHQSEFAELGWMSFFEVV; encoded by the coding sequence ATGCCGTCCCACGACTACAGGACGGCTGGCGCGATGACGAAGACCCTCGAAGAACGCCTCGTCGCCGCGCTCAAGGGTGAATCGATAGATAGACGGTCGGTTCTCGGCGGTCTCGGCCTCGCCGGTGCGGCGGGCATCGCTGGCTTCAGCGGCGGTGCAGTAGCTGACGGAGACCACGATGAGAACAAGTCCCACCACGGCACCTTCGGTGCTGTTGGCGAGTACTCCTCTTCGCTGTTCGACCCACACGAGTATCTCTACGAGTTCAACACCGGCGAGGTCTACATGGAGGGCGACCAGCGGATTCGTCGCTTCGAGATGAACGCGGTGGATACTGAAATCGAGATTGCGCCGGGCATCACGTTCACCGCGTGGGCCTACGACGGGCAGGTGCCCGGCCCGACGCTCCGCGTGACGGAAGGCGACATCATCGAAGTCGAGTTCACGAATCGAGGTCGTCACGCCCACACCATCCACCCGCACGTGAAGAACATCGACCCGGCGATGGACGGCGTTCCGACCAACGGCCCGGGCGTTCTCGATACGGGCGAGTCCTACACGTATCGGTGGAAGGCCCAGCCGTGTGGCGTTCAGTTCTATCACTGCCACTCCCTGCCGCTCAAAGAACACATCCACCGCGGCCTCTACGGCATGATTATCGTGGACCCCGACCCGGAACGGGTTCGGGAGAACCCCCGGAAGTACATCAACTACGACGGCCCGATGACCGACGAACTGGTGGACCAGCTCGTCGCCAAGGCGGAGAGCCGGAACATCGAGTACGCCGCAAACGACGAGGTAAACGAGATGGTGATGCTGATGAACGCCTTCGACACCAACTTCGACGGCGAGAACGAGGTGTACGCCGTCAACACCCGGGCGTTCTGCTACGGCGTCGGCGACACCGACGGGAAGGGCAACTGGGAGGCCGGCGAAACCAAGCGGCCGATTCAAATCGATGGCGAACAACTTCAGCGCGTCTACCTCGTGAACGCCATCGAGTTCGACGCCATCAACTCGTTCCACACGCACTCGAACTTCTTCGACTACTACGACCACGGCACGACCCTCACGCCCACCCTCAAGACGGTGGACACGGTCATGCAATGTCAAGCACAGCGCGGGATTCTGGAAATCGACTACTCGGACCACGAACCCGGACTGTACATGTTCCACGCCCACCAGTCTGAGTTCGCCGAACTTGGCTGGATGAGCTTCTTCGAGGTGGTCTAG
- a CDS encoding ZIP family metal transporter has protein sequence MAKTDGGTGTVNQPFGLPRWVAAILPIALLALVIAGFFVMTPFAGLEGSGAPLPDVTVTHHTIPNDNTLVLHVVNNGPETVTISQVLVGDAYWNHQVMQGGVEDPTIGPRESARVVIPYHWNPGWDLETALVLNDGTTIHHTIVAPEQSPGVSGDVLWTLAIIGLFVGVIPVALGMLWFPFMQSMSDRALHAILAFSVGILVFLAFDAGFEAFELAEAVPGAFEGQLLVIMGILGALLLVQAVTKWRSAGTGTPSGLWIAYMVALGIGLHNLAEGLAIGSAFALGRVSLGAFLVIGFMLHNVTEGPAVVAPVTRGARPSLGHFMAMGALAGIPVIFGGWIGSFAFSPTLGALFLAIGVGAILQVVWEIGGLISRNGQVGSSYNLLAFLAGLVIMYATDLLVVL, from the coding sequence ATGGCAAAAACTGACGGCGGAACGGGCACGGTGAACCAACCATTCGGCCTACCGCGCTGGGTCGCCGCAATTCTCCCGATTGCGCTCCTCGCGCTCGTCATCGCCGGCTTCTTCGTGATGACGCCGTTTGCGGGGCTCGAAGGCTCCGGTGCGCCGCTTCCGGACGTGACCGTCACTCACCACACGATTCCGAACGACAACACCCTCGTGCTCCACGTCGTGAACAACGGCCCTGAAACAGTCACCATCTCGCAAGTACTGGTCGGCGACGCGTACTGGAACCACCAGGTGATGCAAGGCGGGGTCGAAGACCCAACAATCGGGCCGCGAGAGTCGGCCCGCGTCGTGATTCCGTACCACTGGAATCCCGGCTGGGACCTGGAAACGGCGCTCGTCTTGAACGACGGGACGACCATCCACCACACCATCGTCGCCCCCGAACAGAGTCCAGGCGTGAGCGGTGACGTCCTCTGGACGCTCGCCATCATCGGCCTGTTCGTCGGGGTCATCCCCGTCGCGCTCGGGATGCTCTGGTTCCCGTTCATGCAGTCGATGAGCGACCGGGCACTGCACGCCATCCTCGCCTTCTCGGTGGGGATTCTCGTCTTCCTCGCGTTCGACGCCGGGTTCGAAGCGTTCGAACTCGCGGAGGCAGTTCCGGGGGCCTTCGAGGGGCAACTGCTCGTCATCATGGGCATCCTCGGCGCGCTCTTGCTCGTCCAGGCCGTCACGAAGTGGCGGTCCGCTGGTACGGGCACGCCCTCTGGCCTCTGGATTGCCTACATGGTCGCCCTCGGTATCGGGCTTCACAACCTTGCGGAGGGCCTCGCCATCGGGAGCGCGTTTGCCCTCGGCCGGGTTTCGCTCGGCGCGTTCCTCGTCATCGGATTCATGCTTCACAACGTGACCGAAGGGCCGGCCGTCGTGGCTCCCGTTACCCGCGGCGCTCGCCCGTCGCTTGGGCACTTCATGGCCATGGGCGCGCTCGCCGGTATCCCTGTCATCTTCGGCGGCTGGATCGGCAGTTTCGCCTTCTCGCCGACGCTCGGGGCGTTGTTCCTCGCCATCGGCGTGGGTGCAATCTTGCAGGTCGTCTGGGAAATCGGCGGTCTCATCTCGCGCAACGGGCAGGTGGGCAGTTCGTATAACTTGCTCGCGTTCTTAGCCGGTCTCGTCATCATGTATGCGACCGACTTGCTGGTGGTGCTCTAA
- a CDS encoding plastocyanin/azurin family copper-binding protein, translating to MRRRDFLCSGGAALALALAGCSATGGNGGDGDTVGMQNFKFNPKTLTVDAGTTVTFDNDSETDHTVTAYEQKIPADAAYFASGGFETERAARQNLTQGLIKPGETYEHTFEVAGRHEYFCIPHEGTGMKGTIVVE from the coding sequence ATGCGACGGCGCGACTTCCTGTGCAGCGGTGGGGCCGCACTGGCCCTTGCGCTCGCTGGCTGTTCCGCGACTGGTGGTAACGGCGGCGACGGCGACACCGTCGGGATGCAGAACTTCAAGTTCAATCCGAAGACGCTCACCGTGGACGCGGGCACGACGGTCACCTTCGACAACGACAGCGAAACGGACCACACCGTCACCGCCTACGAGCAGAAGATTCCCGCTGACGCAGCGTACTTTGCGAGTGGCGGATTCGAGACCGAACGGGCCGCCCGCCAGAATCTCACTCAAGGGCTCATCAAACCCGGCGAGACCTACGAACACACCTTCGAGGTCGCCGGGCGACACGAGTACTTCTGCATCCCGCACGAGGGGACGGGGATGAAAGGCACCATCGTGGTCGAATAA
- a CDS encoding AsnC family transcriptional regulator — translation MASLDDIDRTILRLLVEDARRPFSEIAEQVDRSPPTVADRVERLQDLGLITRFTVALDRSRLSDGLPMLVDLAVKPGATERVRTGVLDLDGVEHIFTTAEGHVVFQGHLGDRNVESLLSGVVSLEDIHSYDVDLLSDVSWQPAVGEAAFAPECAECGNTVTAEGTSVVLDDDRYHFCCSSCEVRFTETYEELKQGA, via the coding sequence ATGGCTTCACTGGACGACATCGACCGAACGATTCTGCGCCTGCTGGTCGAGGACGCTCGTCGCCCGTTCAGCGAAATCGCAGAGCAGGTAGACCGCTCGCCGCCGACGGTCGCAGACCGCGTCGAACGACTACAGGACCTCGGCCTCATCACTCGGTTCACCGTTGCACTCGACCGCTCGCGCCTGAGCGACGGCCTCCCGATGCTCGTGGACCTCGCAGTCAAACCAGGAGCCACCGAGCGAGTGCGTACCGGCGTCCTCGACCTCGACGGGGTCGAACACATCTTCACCACGGCCGAAGGCCACGTCGTCTTTCAGGGACACCTCGGCGACAGAAACGTCGAATCGCTGCTCTCCGGCGTCGTCTCGCTCGAGGACATCCACTCGTACGACGTAGACCTGCTCTCTGACGTATCGTGGCAACCTGCCGTCGGCGAGGCGGCGTTCGCCCCGGAGTGTGCGGAGTGCGGGAACACCGTCACCGCCGAGGGTACCTCTGTCGTCCTCGATGACGACCGCTACCACTTCTGCTGTTCGTCCTGTGAAGTGCGGTTCACCGAAACGTACGAAGAGCTAAAACAAGGCGCCTGA
- a CDS encoding heavy-metal-associated domain-containing protein, whose product MTTKLTVSGMSCGGCEATVEEALKGVAGVTNATADRETDTATIEGDADVETLVSAVENAGYDASA is encoded by the coding sequence ATGACGACGAAATTGACCGTTTCCGGGATGAGCTGTGGCGGCTGTGAGGCAACTGTCGAGGAGGCACTGAAAGGTGTTGCTGGCGTGACGAACGCGACGGCAGACCGGGAGACAGATACGGCGACAATCGAGGGCGACGCCGACGTGGAAACACTCGTCTCGGCGGTCGAAAATGCGGGCTACGACGCCTCCGCGTAA
- a CDS encoding class I SAM-dependent methyltransferase, which produces MPPRDASELFESTARYYARHRPRYDERAIEQLVTNFDLDEPSRVLDLGCGPGHLAIPLAAHAGEVVGMDPNEEMLCEARRLADEAGADNVHWVVGSDATIDASLGTFDLTVMGRSFHWMDRDRTLTTLSDLTNPGGGVAVLTDGDWMALPEAEWQRSVASLAAEFRAVPDSTDGTDDPARLHQDVLAESAFESLEIEHLEFDHEWTPDGIVGYVFSLSYCSPAVLGDAATELERAIREQLAHFDRETFTQHVEVTTITARKG; this is translated from the coding sequence ATGCCACCGCGAGATGCGTCCGAACTGTTCGAGAGCACGGCGCGGTACTACGCACGTCATCGTCCACGGTACGACGAGCGGGCCATCGAGCAGTTGGTCACGAACTTCGACCTCGACGAGCCGTCGCGGGTGCTCGACCTCGGGTGCGGGCCGGGTCATCTCGCGATTCCACTCGCCGCCCACGCCGGAGAGGTGGTCGGCATGGACCCGAACGAGGAGATGCTCTGCGAGGCGCGACGACTGGCAGACGAAGCTGGCGCGGACAACGTCCACTGGGTCGTCGGGTCGGACGCGACGATAGACGCATCGCTCGGCACATTCGACCTCACCGTGATGGGGCGGTCCTTTCACTGGATGGACCGCGACCGGACGCTCACCACGCTCTCCGATCTGACGAATCCCGGCGGCGGCGTGGCGGTGCTCACCGACGGCGACTGGATGGCGTTGCCCGAGGCCGAGTGGCAACGCTCGGTCGCCAGTCTCGCCGCAGAATTCCGAGCCGTACCCGACTCCACCGACGGAACCGACGACCCGGCCCGGTTACACCAGGACGTGCTCGCGGAGTCGGCCTTTGAAAGCCTCGAAATCGAACACCTCGAATTCGATCACGAGTGGACGCCGGACGGCATCGTCGGCTACGTGTTCTCCCTCTCGTACTGCTCACCGGCGGTGCTCGGGGACGCGGCCACAGAGTTGGAGCGGGCCATCCGCGAGCAACTCGCACACTTCGACCGCGAGACGTTCACCCAGCACGTCGAGGTGACCACCATCACGGCGCGAAAGGGGTAG
- a CDS encoding heavy metal translocating P-type ATPase, translating into MATRRVQFAISGMSCANCSKTIDTAVRNIDGVTEASINYATDEGTVEYDPERASLADIYDAIEDAGYEAARESVTIGITDMTCANCAATNEHALERVPGVIRAKANYATDEARVEYNPAEVSLAQLYDAIAEAGYTPVRDEDGEGESERDRRDAARHAEIDRQRRLTLFGGALSAPLFGMMLAHLFAPGLLPETVAGVPFGWVAFAFATPVQYFLGKEFYENSYTALVKNRTANMDVLIALGSSTAYFYSVAVLLGLIGGALYFDTAAFILVFITLGNYLEARSKGQAGDALRELLELEADTATLVDEDGTEREVPLEDVSVGDRMKVRPGEKIPTDGVVVSGESAVDESMVTGESVPVEKAEGDEVVGSTINQNGVLVVEATKVGEETAIQQIVALVSDAQSRQPEIQNLADRISAYFVPAVITNALVWGLVWFFFPEALAGFVQGLPLWGLVAGGPQVAGGSVSVFEFAVIVFASAVLIACPCALGLATPAATMVGTTIGARNGVLFKGGDILERVRDVDTVVFDKTGTLTEGEMRLTDVVALSATDGGQVQREASDEEFVLSVAASAESGSEHPLAEAIVDGAKERDLDVSTPESFENVPGHGVRATVDRGEVLIGNRKLLADEGIDTDPAAETMEQLEREGKTAMLVALDGRLLGVIATADTVKPGAKDAVSQLHERGLDVWLITGDNELTARAVAEEVGIDPNHVRAEVLPEDKAEAVESIQADGRTAMMVGDGVNDAPALAAAFVGTALGSGTDVAIQAADVTLMRDDPVDVVKAIRISEGTLQKIKQNLFWALGYNTAMIPLASLGLLQPVLAAGAMAFSSVSVLANSLAFRRYTPDHDYELLGRFR; encoded by the coding sequence ATGGCTACCCGACGGGTTCAGTTCGCGATTTCCGGGATGAGTTGTGCGAACTGTTCGAAGACGATAGACACTGCCGTCAGGAACATAGACGGCGTCACCGAGGCGAGTATCAACTACGCCACGGACGAGGGCACGGTCGAATATGACCCCGAGCGCGCGTCACTCGCCGACATCTACGACGCAATCGAGGATGCGGGTTACGAGGCGGCCCGCGAGTCGGTCACTATCGGCATCACCGACATGACGTGTGCAAATTGCGCCGCGACGAACGAGCATGCCCTCGAACGGGTCCCCGGCGTCATCCGCGCGAAGGCGAACTACGCCACCGACGAGGCGCGCGTCGAGTACAATCCGGCAGAGGTCTCCCTCGCCCAACTCTACGACGCCATCGCGGAGGCTGGGTACACGCCGGTCCGCGACGAGGACGGCGAGGGTGAGTCGGAACGTGACCGGCGCGACGCGGCCCGGCACGCGGAAATCGACCGCCAGCGACGACTCACGCTGTTCGGTGGGGCACTCTCCGCGCCGCTGTTCGGCATGATGCTCGCCCACCTGTTCGCGCCGGGTCTCTTGCCGGAAACCGTCGCGGGCGTCCCGTTCGGCTGGGTCGCGTTCGCGTTTGCGACCCCCGTCCAGTACTTCTTGGGCAAGGAGTTTTACGAGAACTCGTACACGGCGCTCGTGAAAAATCGCACGGCGAACATGGACGTCCTCATCGCGCTTGGCTCTTCGACGGCGTACTTCTACTCCGTCGCCGTGCTGCTCGGCCTCATCGGTGGGGCGCTCTACTTCGACACCGCCGCGTTCATCCTCGTGTTCATCACGCTCGGGAACTACCTCGAAGCGCGTTCGAAGGGGCAGGCGGGCGACGCCCTTCGCGAACTACTCGAACTTGAAGCCGACACCGCGACGCTCGTAGACGAGGACGGCACCGAGCGCGAGGTTCCCCTCGAAGACGTGTCCGTCGGGGACCGGATGAAGGTCCGCCCCGGCGAGAAGATTCCAACCGATGGTGTGGTCGTCTCCGGGGAGAGCGCCGTGGACGAATCGATGGTCACCGGCGAGTCCGTGCCCGTAGAAAAGGCAGAAGGGGACGAGGTTGTTGGTTCGACCATCAACCAGAACGGCGTGCTCGTCGTGGAAGCGACGAAGGTCGGCGAGGAGACGGCGATTCAACAAATCGTCGCCCTCGTCTCCGACGCCCAGAGCCGCCAGCCGGAGATTCAGAACCTCGCAGACCGCATCAGCGCCTACTTCGTGCCCGCTGTCATCACGAACGCGCTCGTCTGGGGTCTCGTCTGGTTCTTCTTCCCCGAGGCGCTCGCCGGGTTCGTCCAGGGCCTTCCGCTCTGGGGGCTGGTCGCGGGTGGCCCACAGGTAGCCGGCGGTAGCGTCTCCGTCTTCGAGTTCGCTGTCATCGTCTTCGCCTCGGCCGTGCTCATCGCCTGTCCCTGTGCGCTGGGTCTCGCGACGCCCGCGGCCACCATGGTCGGGACGACCATCGGCGCGCGAAACGGGGTGCTGTTCAAGGGTGGTGACATCCTCGAACGGGTCCGCGACGTGGACACCGTCGTCTTCGACAAGACGGGCACGCTCACGGAAGGTGAAATGCGCCTCACCGACGTGGTCGCGCTCTCGGCGACCGACGGCGGCCAGGTACAGCGGGAAGCGAGCGACGAGGAGTTCGTCCTCTCTGTCGCTGCGAGCGCCGAGTCGGGGAGCGAACACCCCCTCGCCGAGGCCATCGTCGACGGTGCAAAAGAGCGCGACCTCGACGTCTCGACTCCCGAATCGTTCGAAAACGTTCCCGGCCACGGCGTGCGGGCGACCGTAGACCGCGGCGAGGTGCTCATCGGGAACCGGAAACTCCTCGCAGACGAGGGTATCGACACCGACCCCGCAGCGGAGACGATGGAGCAACTGGAACGCGAGGGGAAAACCGCGATGCTCGTCGCCCTCGACGGCCGCTTGCTCGGGGTCATCGCTACTGCAGACACGGTGAAACCGGGCGCGAAAGATGCCGTCTCGCAACTCCACGAGCGCGGCCTCGACGTGTGGCTCATCACGGGCGACAACGAACTGACCGCGCGCGCCGTGGCCGAAGAAGTCGGCATCGACCCGAACCACGTTCGCGCCGAGGTGTTGCCCGAGGACAAAGCAGAAGCCGTCGAGTCCATCCAGGCGGATGGCCGAACGGCGATGATGGTCGGCGACGGCGTCAACGACGCGCCAGCACTGGCCGCCGCGTTCGTCGGAACCGCCCTCGGCAGCGGGACCGACGTGGCGATTCAGGCGGCGGACGTGACGCTGATGCGCGACGACCCAGTGGACGTGGTGAAGGCCATTCGCATCTCGGAGGGGACGCTTCAGAAGATAAAACAGAACCTGTTCTGGGCGCTCGGCTACAACACGGCGATGATTCCTCTCGCCTCCCTCGGCCTGTTGCAACCGGTGCTCGCCGCGGGCGCGATGGCGTTTTCGAGCGTCTCGGTGCTCGCAAACAGCCTCGCCTTCCGACGCTACACGCCCGACCACGACTACGAACTACTGGGTCGGTTCCGGTAA
- a CDS encoding LVIVD repeat-containing protein: MAYSNSFGEATRRTVLKATAGALGVAAVSGTAAASDGEYDPYQPETIGKSSDNVSNAGYHSMGAIGSESTAGRPENPHYGGITEVRVHGDYAFVGLFSSRDETDGRGVAIVDISDYNRAETEADLDQAEMTVLSFFGNQNPGTAIMDVKVSADGNYLFLGTQPITALFGELTTSTDSDADSTSGTNTGGVVAVDVTDKGNPTIAGTFDAFTTGIHNLFHHRIGGNDYVFACKDIEYAGDAGMYVFEFHRDTGLLELVNRWTVPEEPNTDAAPFPFFYCHDVEVQDDPKTGTPTAYLSYWDAGLQVLDVSDPTSITRIGRFEMRQAHFATPAPDLVDGKRVCIASHEEPSGDYDDGMEEKSNPKSTGTVFLVDADGIYEDPSVTTDLPLLDDWTWQNATTIEGVDDIEFTDFALSPHNSTVEKHVDPRSGAVEFYVHQAHYHGGLRYLNIDTGDWSLVETGWSRPQYDVPEASMMEGLNATSPNIWGADVSNGVTFAADINQGIHAIYNTDLPISGATPVVALERSDDGSVFTGGQTDHVTLTLQYAESDVLIRDRLPESWTVADGDDHTTYLEGGARMVEFTNPVSEADPERNYFAEVPSGAETTGDYTFGPVEFSHDGGDTWHEIEATTEVNTVSGTSTNTNSLTLGTIGGAAGVFYHQREKVLNTVRGVFGDE, encoded by the coding sequence ATGGCATATTCTAACTCCTTCGGCGAAGCGACACGACGGACGGTACTCAAGGCGACTGCGGGTGCACTCGGCGTCGCGGCGGTTTCGGGGACGGCAGCGGCGAGCGACGGCGAGTACGACCCGTATCAGCCGGAAACGATCGGTAAGTCGAGCGACAACGTCTCGAACGCCGGCTATCACAGCATGGGAGCCATCGGCTCTGAGAGCACGGCTGGCAGGCCCGAGAACCCCCACTACGGCGGCATCACGGAGGTTCGCGTCCACGGCGACTACGCCTTCGTGGGGCTGTTTTCCTCGCGCGACGAAACTGACGGCCGCGGCGTCGCCATCGTCGATATCAGCGACTACAACCGCGCAGAGACGGAGGCCGACTTGGACCAGGCCGAGATGACGGTCCTCTCGTTCTTCGGCAACCAGAATCCGGGGACGGCCATCATGGACGTGAAGGTCTCCGCGGACGGGAACTATCTGTTCCTCGGCACACAGCCGATTACGGCCCTGTTCGGCGAACTCACCACGAGTACGGACTCGGATGCAGACAGCACGTCCGGGACGAACACCGGCGGCGTCGTCGCCGTGGACGTAACCGACAAGGGCAATCCCACCATCGCGGGGACGTTCGACGCCTTCACGACGGGAATTCATAATCTGTTTCACCACCGCATTGGCGGAAACGACTACGTCTTCGCGTGCAAGGACATCGAGTACGCGGGCGACGCCGGGATGTACGTCTTCGAGTTCCACCGAGACACCGGCCTGCTCGAACTCGTGAATCGCTGGACGGTGCCGGAAGAACCAAACACGGACGCCGCGCCGTTCCCGTTCTTCTACTGTCACGACGTGGAAGTGCAAGACGACCCGAAGACGGGGACGCCAACGGCGTATCTCTCGTACTGGGACGCCGGCCTCCAAGTGCTGGACGTGAGTGACCCGACCAGCATCACGCGCATCGGCCGCTTCGAGATGCGCCAGGCACACTTCGCGACGCCAGCGCCAGACCTCGTGGACGGAAAGCGCGTCTGCATCGCCAGTCACGAGGAACCGTCGGGTGACTACGACGACGGCATGGAGGAGAAATCGAATCCAAAGTCCACTGGGACGGTATTCCTGGTGGACGCAGACGGCATCTACGAGGACCCCTCCGTCACGACGGACCTCCCGCTCCTCGACGACTGGACGTGGCAGAACGCCACGACTATCGAGGGCGTAGACGACATCGAATTTACCGACTTCGCGCTCAGTCCGCACAACTCCACCGTCGAGAAGCACGTGGACCCGAGGTCCGGCGCGGTCGAATTCTACGTCCACCAGGCTCACTACCACGGCGGCCTGCGCTACCTCAACATCGACACGGGTGACTGGTCGCTCGTCGAGACCGGGTGGTCGCGCCCACAGTACGACGTTCCAGAAGCCTCGATGATGGAAGGGTTGAACGCGACGTCGCCGAACATCTGGGGGGCCGATGTGAGCAACGGCGTCACCTTCGCCGCGGACATCAACCAGGGCATTCACGCCATCTACAACACAGATCTCCCGATTAGCGGCGCGACGCCGGTCGTGGCGCTCGAACGGTCCGACGACGGCTCCGTGTTCACAGGTGGCCAGACCGACCACGTGACGCTCACGCTGCAGTACGCAGAGAGCGACGTGCTCATCCGCGACCGCCTGCCCGAATCGTGGACGGTCGCAGACGGCGACGACCACACGACGTACCTCGAAGGCGGCGCGCGCATGGTCGAGTTCACGAACCCCGTGAGCGAGGCCGACCCAGAGCGCAACTACTTCGCCGAAGTGCCGTCCGGCGCGGAGACGACCGGCGACTACACCTTCGGCCCAGTCGAGTTCAGCCACGACGGCGGCGACACCTGGCACGAAATCGAGGCGACGACGGAGGTCAACACCGTCTCCGGCACGTCCACGAACACGAACTCGCTGACGCTCGGCACCATCGGCGGCGCGGCCGGTGTGTTCTACCACCAACGCGAAAAAGTTCTGAACACGGTTCGCGGTGTGTTCGGCGACGAGTAG